In the Bartonella apihabitans genome, TGGGTAACATGGAACCCGCTCAGAAAAGAGGCAGCCGTTGAAAAGCGTTTTCGCGACAGTAAAAATGTGCGTATCAAATCTGTTCAACTGAATTGGCGTGATAATCCGAGATTTCCCGATCTGTTAAACCGCGCCCGCCTTGATGATTTGAAGAACCGGCCGGAAAGTTATGACCACATATGGGAGGGTGGATTTCTTGCCCAGATGGAGGGAGCCTATTTTGCAACCGGTCTTGCAATTGCCAAAGAAGAAGGGCGCATTTCCAACGTTCCGGCGGACCCGTTAATGACGTTTCAAGCTTTTTTCGACATTGGGGGAACAGGTGCCAGAGCTGATGCAACCGCTATCTGGATTGCGCAATTTATCGGAAAAGAAATCCGCGTTCTTGATTATTATGAAGCGCAAGGGCAGCCTTTGAGTGCCCATATCAACTGGTTGCGCGAAAAAGGTTACGAACAGGCAAGAATTACATTGCCGCATGATGGTGCAACCAAAGATCGCGTGCGGGATGTGAGTTTTGAAAGTGCGCTTCAACAAGCCGGTTTCGAGGTGGACATTATTCCCAATCAGGGAAAAGGGGCGGCACGCGCCCGCATTGAAGCGGCAAGACGGCTTTTCCCCTCTATCTGGTTTAATGAAAAAACCACAGAAGCAGGACGCGATGCTTTGGGCTGGTATCACGAAAAGCGTGACGACAAACGCGATATAGGACTGGGGCCGGAACATGACTGGGCAAGCCACGGGGCTGATGCTTTCGGCCTGATGTGTATAGCCTATGAAGCACCAAAAATTTCTAAAAACCGGCAGCGCAATTTCATGAGACATGATTTCAATACGTCATGGATGGCGGGATAACAAAAAGCAAAATTGTCGACCGTTGAACCGGATGCGCAATGTGGCGGCTTTTGTTTTTCCGGCAATGGCGTTTGTTTTATGTGACCTGACCTTCTTGTTTCTTTATGACGGTTGCCTTGTGCTTGCCCGCCCTACCCGCTTGCGCGTTTCCTTTTTTCATTTTTGGGCTTTTCGGCTTTTCAGAATTGAACTTTCAAGTTGTGCGGGCGGCTCTAACCAATTTTAACTAATAATTTTACGGGCTGATGATGATGCTAGAAAACGAGACTTTAGAACATGGTTCTTCCACGCAGTTTGACAGTGCAAAAAGAGATATTCTTTTCCAGTCATTGCTGAAGCTTTTCCGGCAGGATATGGCGCATGTTGCCGAATGGCGCAAAAATGCCCGCGAAGACTATGCCTTTTATAATGGTGAACAGTGGGAAGCCCAAGACAAGGCGGCGCTTTTCGAGCAAAAACGCCCTGTTATGACGTTCAACCGCATTGCGCCGCTTGTCAATGCCGTTATCGGCTCGGAGCGCAACAATAAACGCGAAGTGCAATTCATACCGCGTGAAATCGGAGATGCGAGAGCCAATGAAATATTGACGGGTGCGGCCGAATGGTTTCGCGATCAGGCGGAAGCGGAATATGAGGATTCGGAAGCTTTTACCGATACCGTCATTTGCGGCATGGGGTGGACAGATACACGCCTTGACTTTGACGATGATGAAGCGGGTAAACCTGTTGTTTGCCGACTTGACCCGTTAAAAATGGTGTGGGATGCCTCGGCGGTGAAAGCCAATCTGGTGGATGCGGAGCGCCTCTGGTATATTGACGAAAAGCCGCTTGCCGAAGCGCGTCGCATGTTTCCCGATATTGACCCGTCATTGCTTGATGCGCGTTGGGCAAAAAATGGTGTTTTTGACAGTGGCGAACCTCTTTCCCATGTGAATTCCGACACATTCTATGGTGAAGACCTGACGGGTGTTTCGGAGAGGCAAGGCTTGGGGCTTTCTTCCGCTTCCAGTTCTCTGGTGACGCTTGTCGAATGCCGCTGGTTCGAGCGTGAGGCTTTTTACAAGGTTTTTGACCCGCTGACGGGTGAAACACAGGATTATTCGCTTCGCGACTATGAAGAGAAAAAGAAAATTTCGCCTGAAATACAATCGGTAAGGCTTACAAGAAAGATTGTGAAAAGGGCTTTTCTGGGCGAGGTTTTGCTTGCCGAACCCGATCAGCCGATGGTGCTGAACGGGCAACTTGGTTGGGAATGCATTACCGGCTATTTCGACAAGATGAAAAAGCATTATTATGGCATTGTGCGCCCCACAAAAGACCCGCAGCGCTGGGCGAACAAATTTTTCAGCCAGGTGATGTATCTTTTAAACAGCCAATCGAAGGGCGGCATTCTTGCCGAACGCGGTGCTTTTGATGATGACAGGCAGGCAGAAGAAAGCTGGGCGCGCGCCGATGCCATTACCTGGACAAAACAGAATGCGCTAGCCGGACAAAATGCCCGCATTCAACCCAAACCCGTGGCACAATTTCCGGTGGGTTTTTTCCAGCTTTTCAATGAAGCCAAAGAAGCAATTTCCGATGTAACGGGCTTATCTTCCGAATTTATCGGCACGAGAGAAGTAAACCAGCCCGGTGTTCTGGAAAGCCAGCGCCGGCAATCTTCTTTGAATTTGCTTGCCTCGCTTTTTGATGCGCTGCGCCGTTATCGGAAAAGACAGGGGCAAATTATGCTTTACCTCATACAGAACTATCTTTCCGATGGAAGGCTTATCCGCATTGTGGGGGATGACAACAAGAAATATGTGCCTTTGACACATGAAGCGGTCGCCAATCGCCAATATGACATTATTGTTGATGATGCACCGACAAGCCCTAATGAAAAAGAACGGACATTTGCGATTATTCAACAAATGTTGCCGATGTTAAAAGATTATCTCACACCGGAAATCGGGCTGGAAATTCTGCGCTATTCGCCGCTTCCTGCCTCGCTTGTTGAAAAATGGACAGCCAAGGCACAAGAAGCGGCTCAACAAAAAGCAGAACAGGAAATGGCCAGAGAACAGATGACGAGCCAAGAAGCGGCAACGGAAAGAAATGCAGTGCCGGAACAGTCAACAGGGCAACAGGCCGAGCAATTGAAGTTGCAAGCCTTGGCAAACGAGCTTGATATGAAAGCAAAAGCCCGTGAACTCGACCTTAATGCCAAAGCGGCCGATCTTATTTTAAAAAATCAGAAAACACGGCTTGAGACCGAAACAGCCAAAAACCGCGCACTCATTGAACAATTGAAAATTGAACAATCGCAAACGGGGCGAGCCAATTCCTGAAACAGGCTACTCACAAAGCTTGGATAAGATGGTTTTTCAAATTTGGCAAAGCGGCAATTCAGATTGTCGCTGATTTTTTAACTCCCGCAATCGCAACTTTTGTCTTTCCTGCCGGATGAACCGGCTTCGCCTCAAGCATCGGCGTTTTGATGCTCTGCTGCCTGTTTTTTTAAAGGGCATGTTTAAAGGATAAATTTATGGATATTGCACCCGAATTTTCACCGGAAGAACAGGATGTTCTTGGCCACCCGAATACCGACAATAACGGATTTGATGATGAGACCGCTTTACCGGAAAATTTTTCCGACAGTAATACTATGACCGAACCTTCCGAAAGTCAGGAAGGGGAACATGAAAAACCGGTAGCAGAAGAAGAAGATGAAAGAACTGCAAAAGCGCGAAATCACATGGTTCCGCATGGTGCACTTCACGCCGAAAGGGAAGAACGCAAAAAAGCGCAGGCCGAGGCGGCAGAGGCAAAAGCCAAACTTGCCCGCATTGAAGAACGTTTCAAAATTGCACGTGAATTCACAGAAAATCATGCCGGAAGAGAGAGCTTCTCACCGTTAAAACAGCCACGACCAGAAGCGCCTGACCCGGAAAAAGATTTTGTCGGCTATGTCAAATGGATTGGCACGAAATTGCAAAACGAGGAAGCCGAAAGACAAAAGAGAGAAGCCGAAGAGCGGCAATTTATCGAAACCGCGAAAGAACAGGAAGTGGTGAAGGATTATTTTGCCACTTCTGTAACGGCACTCAAAGCCGAACTGCCGGATTTCGACGAGGCGGCCGATTTTCTTTATGAAGCACGGGTGAACCAGTTGAAAGCGCTGGCCGATGCCTACCCTGCTTTTAAAAATGCCGATGCGATCAATGCGCAGATTGGTAACGAGCTTGCGGCCATTGTCAAAGGTGCTTTGGAAAGCGGCACAAATCCCGC is a window encoding:
- a CDS encoding phage terminase large subunit, translating into MTTEKIELPEKLITLFDGPADVRAAYGGRGSGKTRSFATMSAVVGYCLGKRGIRGIILCARQFQNSLADSSLEEIKRAIADYPFLQNYYTIGETYIRSKDGRITYAFSGLDRNIASIKSKGRLLLCWVDEAEPVTSHAWNTLIPTLREEGDGWNTELWVTWNPLRKEAAVEKRFRDSKNVRIKSVQLNWRDNPRFPDLLNRARLDDLKNRPESYDHIWEGGFLAQMEGAYFATGLAIAKEEGRISNVPADPLMTFQAFFDIGGTGARADATAIWIAQFIGKEIRVLDYYEAQGQPLSAHINWLREKGYEQARITLPHDGATKDRVRDVSFESALQQAGFEVDIIPNQGKGAARARIEAARRLFPSIWFNEKTTEAGRDALGWYHEKRDDKRDIGLGPEHDWASHGADAFGLMCIAYEAPKISKNRQRNFMRHDFNTSWMAG
- a CDS encoding portal protein, with amino-acid sequence MMLENETLEHGSSTQFDSAKRDILFQSLLKLFRQDMAHVAEWRKNAREDYAFYNGEQWEAQDKAALFEQKRPVMTFNRIAPLVNAVIGSERNNKREVQFIPREIGDARANEILTGAAEWFRDQAEAEYEDSEAFTDTVICGMGWTDTRLDFDDDEAGKPVVCRLDPLKMVWDASAVKANLVDAERLWYIDEKPLAEARRMFPDIDPSLLDARWAKNGVFDSGEPLSHVNSDTFYGEDLTGVSERQGLGLSSASSSLVTLVECRWFEREAFYKVFDPLTGETQDYSLRDYEEKKKISPEIQSVRLTRKIVKRAFLGEVLLAEPDQPMVLNGQLGWECITGYFDKMKKHYYGIVRPTKDPQRWANKFFSQVMYLLNSQSKGGILAERGAFDDDRQAEESWARADAITWTKQNALAGQNARIQPKPVAQFPVGFFQLFNEAKEAISDVTGLSSEFIGTREVNQPGVLESQRRQSSLNLLASLFDALRRYRKRQGQIMLYLIQNYLSDGRLIRIVGDDNKKYVPLTHEAVANRQYDIIVDDAPTSPNEKERTFAIIQQMLPMLKDYLTPEIGLEILRYSPLPASLVEKWTAKAQEAAQQKAEQEMAREQMTSQEAATERNAVPEQSTGQQAEQLKLQALANELDMKAKARELDLNAKAADLILKNQKTRLETETAKNRALIEQLKIEQSQTGRANS